The nucleotide sequence CCTGGCCGCGTTCTCCATCGCCGCTATCGAGTGCCGGCGGGCCCTCCTGGAAGTGCCACTGGCTCAGCCTCGAAAAGTCATgctcccagcagcagcagcagcagcagcagcagcagcgctcgcCGCGGGCAGCTTCTCGGCCGACTGGCCCGCCTCGCGCGACGCGCCTCCGAGAGCAGTCGAGCGGCACTGATTGAATAATTGCGGGGGTGCCCTCTCTTCTCCTCCGCGCTCGAGATTAATGTAGTCCGGCGCGCAGCTGCAATCGTCGAAAATTGTCGcgtgtatctctctctctctcgacgacCGGGCGATCAGCGTGCTTTTGGTGTCGAGAGGGATTTCCTACGGATTTCCTACGCGATACTTGGGCGCCCGTCGAGCTGTCCGTGCTTTTAAATGTGCACAATCGCGTTATCGCGTCTATTTTTAGACGGCTATTTCTGCGCCGCTCTTATATGCGCGTAACGCGAGGGAAGGAAAAAACCCGGCGACTGCCGGCCACTCGTACTTTTGATACACACAAATTGCCACTGGATAGCCTCTTTgtcctttttctcttctgaCGCGCGCCGACTCGTACGACGGCGACGGGCCGAGATTCGTTGCTCCTCGGGAGGAGCAAGCTCGTTTCCGGAAGAATTAAGCCCGATTAAGAGCGCTTACTTTGCGCCACCTTTTCTTCACCGGGCCAGATCCGATCGACTCCGCGGCAGAGTCAACAAAAGCTCGAACATTCGGAGAGGCAGTTTTCCAGGAAGCTTCGGCGAAATTTCATTTCCGCAGAGCTGAGAGCACACAGGGGCTCGTCGCGCTTTACGCGCCCACGCCAGCATAAACAAAAGCAAATCATTCAAATAGGGCgtacgccgcgcgcgcgcttatgtCATCCGCGACCGCTGCCTCCCGACTGTTTGTCCCGACCGTGTGCGCGATCGAGGGGGAAAACTCACCTCAAGACGGGGGACTCCGGTGATCGATTATGTACACGAGGCCGCGCCCTATAGAGGACTGACTTCTGTGTCCTTTCGACGCGAGCAATCACTTCCTCGCTTGCTCTGGCGCTCTTATTTTTGGAGCGCGCGTACACGCTCTCTGCAAGCTTCGACCTGACCCTCGCGAAATGTCCCTTCTTCCACGGCAAAGATCCAGTTCTGAATCCGATAACACATAGCAGTTACGGAAAGAGCCTTTTACCGGGAAAGGATTTTTGCGCCTCGCTGAATTATATACGAACGTAAACTTCACGCTCGGAGACAGAGCGCGCTTTTCCCATCCCTTTCCGTTCCCGGCGGCGAACTTGTTTCGGCTTTTCCACGAATGCGGAAGAATTAAGACCCTGGAGCGTCTTAACTCTGTCGCTCGATTTAAAATCCGACCGCACGACTGGCTGTTTGTCTTCTCAAGTGGATCAACTTCCGCGCCTGATTCTACGCAGACGAAGGTGCAGCAGTGGCCGTCTTTTCTCTTCTCATTCGCTTGCATCCGGGATAAACGAAGAATCGAGCTCTGTGCGTGTGCTGGATTTTCGAAAGGGCCCGGGCGCGTTACCTTCCTCCTCTGAACAAGCTCGCAAGTATTTTATCAACGCGTTGGAgcgtaaaatattaaaacataaaaataaaagccgaTTCGCTTTGTTCCGTAAATAAATGTTCCTTTTCCGTTGCTAGCAAAGCGTTTCTGAATGGTTTCTCCCACTCGTCGTCTCGTCGTCAGCTGCAATGCAGCCCAATTAGCTGTTGAGCTCCCCCTCTGTACTTTCTTCCGGCAAGTATTTTTCCCGCGTCGCCGCGTGCATCGCCCGATAAATGAATTACGAGCTCCGCCGTACGGCTTTTTAATGGATACTACGGAGCCAGTGTCgtgaataagaagaagaagaagggtAGGTGTACCGCTGGCCCTGGGGAGTTAGTGCGcaaggcagagagagagagagagagagagagagagagcaccgGGCGCAGGCGAAGGTATGAAGCGAAGAGAGTCAGTCTGTCGCGCGACGCCGCTGCCGCTTCTCCAACAGCCCGAGGGATACTTAGAGGGAGCCGAGATGGCTCGCGAATGTTTTCTCGCGACCTTCTGAAAACTGCAGCCCAGCCCGGTTACAATACACAAGTGCGCTGCTTGCCATATTCCGCGCGTATCTGTCGAGCGGGCACCGGCAACAGATGTCGATTCTATCTTTTTATTGAATTCGACGCTTTATCTCTGTTAAATCAAATAAACGCCGGCGCGTCGTGGCCGCATTATCGCTCTCGGCTCGGTAATTTAGGCTCTCTGCTCGCGCATCGATACGGGAGCCGACATTGATAAAGTTTTCCACAGACGTAGAAACCTAACAGGCTTTCTCCTCTCACGCAGGAACGAGCATGCTCCTGCTGGGCTTCCTCCTCGCCAGCGCGTGCGCCGTTGCAGAAGCGAGGGCCTTCGTCAACATCTCCGGCGACGTAATCCTGGGAGCGCTCTTCCCGATTCACCGGAAGGGATCGGGCAGCGAGAACTGCGGCAAAATACAGGTAAACGTCGCGTCCACTTTTTCCCCCCAGCTCGCCTATTTTCACGCATCTCCGCGATATTCAGTTGGAGGACGGCATCCAGCCACTGGAAGCGATGCTCTACACGCTCGGTCAGATCAACCGAGACCCCGACATTCTGCCCGGCGTGCGGCTGGGCGTTCTGGCCTTCGACTCCTGCGACAATCCGAATTACGCCCTCGAGCAGGCGCTGAATTTCGTAAAAGGTGCGTTCGGCCCCCCCTATCGCTTCCCCGTCTCATTCATCCGCTGACTCGGTTTGCCTTCTCTGCGCGCAGGTTTCATCGCTCACGTCAACGAGTATCACAAAACGGAGTTTCAATGCCTGGACGGTAGCGTGCCAAAGTTTCTCGGCGGCGGTTTCGACAGAGTCGTCGCGGTCTTGGCGGCCCAATCCAGTTCCGTTACTTTGCAGGTGAATCCCTCGGCAGCAGCGCGcgactctccctctctctctctctctctgcccctAATCGCCTTTCATTAGTCTGTTTCATTAATAGACGATTCGGTTTCGCGAATTATTTTTTCCTACCTTAGTTCCACTAATAAAGCCTATAAATGGCCATAAACTGGCTCACGGGGGAAAGCGAGGCCGTTCGGTTTGTCTTAATGTAAGATAATTCGTGTCTTCCGGTTTGAAAAGACGCATTATTTCGAGAATTCGATAAACCCGCACCTCTCGGCTCGAATAAAAGACTCTTGACGCTCGACAAGCATTAAGTATACAGTACGACGATAAAATTGAGCTCCATTCCATTGTGCGTCCCACTTCCTGGCGAGGTCGGCGGGAAGAGTGAGGGGGAGTTGGGTGGGGGGATTTTTCTATACAGCTGATGGTAACGCGCGCATCCCGCCAACAGGTCGCATCGATGCTGAGGCTGTTCTCGGTGCCGCAGATCTCGTACATGGCGACGACGCCCTCGCTGAGCAGCAAGGAGCGCTTCCCGCACTTCTTCAGGACCGTACCGAGCGACGTCAACCAGGCTCACGCGATGCTCGAGATTCTCAAGTAATTTGAATTTGGCCTTCTCTCCCGTTCATATACCGTGTATCATGCGTTTTGAGCGAAAGAGTAAAAAACTTTGGTTTTTCGCGAGTCCCAACCCGACGCTCCCCAAATAGCCGCTATCGTCCGCGCGAGCCAATGATCCATCCCAATGATCGATGCAGGCAGTTCGAGTGGACGTACGTGTCGGTGGTCTACTCGGACACGGAGTACGGTAACCACGGCTACGAGACCCTCGTCTCCCTGGCGAGCAAATACTCCATATGCTTCAGTGCGCCGCAGCGCATCGACAAGGAGCGCTTCTCGCGCGAGGACTACGACAACGTCATCCGCACGATCGCCAACAAGACCGAAGTCCGAGGTAGGCGCACTTTCAGTTTCTGCCTAAGACTCTTATTTCCGCCTCCTGGCACTCGGAATCGATGCGGATTACGAAATTCCCGTATGCAGCTAAATCAAGATAGCCGCGGCAGCTTTTTTGCCGGTCACTTGTACCCACAGCCTCTATTTCGGGTCGTCATCTCCTCGTATAGTCTGCGCAAGTATGCTGCGTACACGCGTGTACGAGGAGAAGCCGGTAACAGGGCTTTAGGGAAACTTTGATGGCTGCCGAGTGAAAAGTGAACTTTAGCTCGGAGCGTCTGTTGCAGTTCGCCGGCGGGGAACTCGAAATTCGATTATTGTCTATTTTCGGGCAGGATTGCTTCGAGATTAGTTCCGTAATAATAACCAGCCATCTGCAATCCGGCTTCTCAATGGCAATGCCTATACATATAGCACGGCTGCACAGAAGGTCGGGCCTCCTAATCCGCTTTGTTCTCGCGCTGCACCGGCCGCCAGGCGCTTCAGGTGCGTTGAGCGAGGACGCTGGGGATTATAAGAAAAACTCGGGCTGAATGCCAGTAGAAAGATCCGCGTTCCGCCagacgagcgcgcgctcgtcagctctctccctccctctccctctctcttgaGAGTGCCTCGAATTCCCCAGTGGTCGTCCTGTTCGCGGAGAAGGTGACGACGCTGCACGTGATGGACGCGGCCCGTCGGCTGGGCGTCGGCACGCGCTTCGTCTGGATCGGCAGCGACGCCTGGTCGACCAGCAACCACCGCAACTTTCTCAACCCCGGCCGACGCGACGAGCCCGAGGAAGTGGTGCTCGAAGGCGCGCTGGCGGTCCAGCCCCTGTCGCGGCGCATGTCGGGCTTCGACGACTACTTCGCGAGCCTGACGCTCGCGCACGAGGCCGTGAATCCCTGGTTCCGGGAGTTCTGGCGCGAGTTCCACAGGTGCGACGAGAAGAACGCGACGGAGGCCGACTCGGAGGACGCGGACTACCAAGAGGTGAGCCACAGATCGAAAGGCCATCGGGCGCAAGCAGCCCACTGAGTCGCGATCGTTCCAGCAGTACGAGCGCGACGTCGCCTGCTCGGACGAGGCCCGGCAGAGGATAGCCCGCCGGACCGGCTACAAGCAGCAAAAGTTCCTGCACTTTGTGCGCGACGCGGTCTACTCGGCGGCTCACGCCCTGCACGACATGTTCCTCGACAGATGCGGCCAGGATTACCAGGGCATGTGCGAGGCCGTGGAGCACATCGACGGCGCCACCCTCAGCAAGTACTTGGCCAACGTCTCCTTCAAAGGTACGCTCGTTATGATAATTGACGCGAAGACGTGCGCTGGAAAAACAAGCTTGTTCGCAGACGAGGCCGGCAACAAGTTCAGATTCATGAACGGCGTGGACGGGCCGCCGCGGTACTCCATCCTGAACTACCAGAGGGCCGAGGACGGATCCTACCGCTGGCACGTTGTCGGCAATTACACGCGTGAGTTCGATTTTCTTCCTTTTATGTACTCGATTTTACCAGGATAAGCGAAACGAGATACGCCTGGGGAAACATTTGCGCTGATAAAAAtacgagcagcagcagtcgcatTGATCGAGGGAGAGTTTGATTGATCGCGTCCAGTCGATatgtaatgtagaataaatgTCGTCGCAGAGTCGGAAAACGGCAGTCCGGTGCTGCAGCTGGACCAGCGGGTGATGAAGTACCGGAGCGAGGAGGAGGGCGGCCGCCGCTTCTTCCCGAACTCGACGTGCGCCAGCCCCTGTCAGGCCAGCCAGGTGAAGGTGCGCGAGAAGCAGGACCCCTGCTGCTGGCGGTGCCGCAACTGCGGCCTCTACCAGTTCAAGCTGGACGACCACCGGTGCGAGGACTGCGAGTGGGGCACCAGGCCCACCGAGGACAAGACCTCCTGTTCGGCCATTCCGGAGGAGTTCATAGACTACTCGAGCCCGTGGGCGGTCAGCGCCATGGCCGTGGCTACTTGTGGTGAGTATTCGTCGATTCCTCATTCGCGCCTCACAGTAAAAAAGGCCAAGTTCAACAAGAGCGATCTTCGCCGCAGGCATCCTGCTGACCATATTCGTGCTCTGCGTGTTCTGGCTGTACAGCGAGACTCCGATAATCAAGGCCTCCGGCCGCGAGCTCTCCTGCCTCCTGCTGCTGGGCACACTGGCCTCCTTCCTCATGACCTTCGCCATCATCGCCCGGCCCAATACCCAGACCTGCGCGATTACGCGATTCGGGATCGGGCTCTGCTACACGCTCTGCTACTCCGCCCTCGTCACCAAGACCAACAGGATCCACCGCATATTCAACAACGCCACCAACAGCCCGCACAAGCCGAGGTACGCTGCGTTCCGATCTCTCCGCACTAGATGGATCCGTTGTTGATTCGGTAGCCTGATACCGATGATTATCGATTGCCGCTGCAGCGCCTTTCATTCGTCGCGCGCTTCGGTTGTTTTGTAGGCGTATGCTGGACAAACACAAAAATCACCGACAATATCCCTTGTAGGTACACCAGTCCAAGATCTCAGTTGATAATAACGGGCATCATCACGTTCATCGAGGTTCTGATAAACGGTGCGTGGCTACTGAAGGCGCCACCGTCCGCGACCTACGCCTTTCCGACGAGGGATACGCGCTTGAGGATTTGCCAGGGCTTCGACGATCGCTCCTACACGATCGGACTGATCTATCCGTTCATCTTAATCGGTAGTATTGCTTGCCCAACACTATTGCACGATTATCGAGACCAGCGCGGCCATTATTCGAATGATCTTTAATTGATATTGCAATATTCCCCTCCTGCGCATCTTTCTAGTGGTATGCACGGTGTACGCAGTGAAAACGCGCAAATGCCCAGAAGGGTTCAACGAGACGCGCTACATCGCCTTCACCAATTACACGACGATGATTCTCTGGCTGGCTTTCGTTCCTCTCTACCTGGCCTCGACGAGCAACGCTATTCGCGTGGTTACCCTGGCGCTGTCACTATCCCTCAGCGCACTCGTCCAGCTCGCCTGCCTCTTCTTCCCCAAAGTCTACATCGTCCTCATGAAGCCGGAGAAGAACACCAAGGAGCTGGTGATGGCCCACCACAGAAGCTCGTCCTACCTGCCGACGCCGGCAACTCCGGTGGTCATTTTGAATGGAAATCCCTTTACCTTCAACGTGTCGGCTAGAGATAACAAGTAGAAAAGATAGTGGCTAATCCAAGCTTATTGCTCATTTCTTTTATCTGTCTTTATCGTTTGGATTTAGCGGTGATTTAGTGCCTCTATTTCATCTCTTCGGCCCTGGGAACAAAGACttttgaatgtgaaatgacgttGAAACTTATTTACTTCCGGAGCTGTGATTTttagtcatttatttatttatttatttatttatttatttatttatttatttatttatttattttttacaataataggTAATCCTAATCAAAACTAATTCTTCTCGAAATTTTGAGTATACAAACCATGATGACGcgattagaaataaaataaacataatcCATTCATAGTGTAAAAAGACGCCGGCATGATTAATATAATTGTAGTTTATAGAACATAGGACGAGAATCGGCATCAGCatctataaaatattgtaaataactGTACAGAATACCATTCATTGGAACGTAAATCGAATTATATGAACGGTCaaaataaatcatcgtacAAAGTAggggaaaataaataatacgaaAGTTTGGTTagttatttgtaaatatattattaagtaacatctataatataataatgaaaaaccaTCTATATTCATAGGTATCATTGTAATATTTCAATCCGATAATAAAACACTCAGTATGTATAGATTTCCGTAGCTTCCAAGCGTGAGCCCTATTTCCGTGTTTGTTTGTGAGTCTGGCTTTTCACAGCAGCTTTGGTGTACCGACTCTTAATAtagattattatataatattcatGTAAGATTtctgttttatattttacaatttatttattttaacgcTAAGCTGATAACACTTCCATTACttcagtaaaaaatcgaaGTATCGTTAGGCGCTTTTGCTTTACACGCGATTATCTTACAGTCTagctttcattttttcaatacttttttaatttatctctCAGGAATAATCCAAGCATGGATTCACCCTTCACGAAATCGATGAAATTCATCAGGTAATTCGCTATCAGACTAGAGACGGTAATACTCGTTGTGTTGCGTTTTTGTCTTCCACCATGGGAGCTTTaaagtgaaagagagagagagcctatTAAGTGCCAACCGAGCTAATCGGTTTTGATTTTTGGACCTTTAAATTTGATGTGATTGCGATGATCCATTATAATATTGCACAAAGTAAAACAAATGGCAAGCTCTAAGATCGCTTTAAAAGTACACTGCAGCTGTAATTCGACTTATTGACTTGACAAAAGATGCCATTAATAGCATATACACATCGAAACAACACATTCATTAATTAGCAACGTGCCATAGATTTCAAATTATAAAAGCATACATTTAATGTTCAATAACGTATAACAGGATGCAGTTAGGTCTTATAATAGCTTTCGGTATCATAATTCAATTTCGTTTaatcgtgaaaaataaattgatcTTGCCCAATCTATGAGCAGTTTAAACTTCAGTCCACGCATTTTATAACTGTACTTTAACATTTAGTTCATTACTTTTTACTTATGCAATACCtcatactttgaaaatttgattCTCGTAAATCTCGAATTATCTATTTCATCACAATGATGATGAGAACCATCGTTTTGTGCATATATCCTATATATGTAGATTACATCgaatatttattactttatacaaatttttaaaaattcatttagGTATTGAATAGTTTTCGCGCCCGTTTGCCTTCTATATTATCAAGATTATAAGGTAACAGATTTTAGTGAAATATTTTAGCTTTGACACTTTGATCAACCCGTGTTACACAAATTTACACAACAATACTTGAGCGCGAATCGagaaatacaatttttaaacgtGGAGTTAAACAAAAACTGTATGCGTAATTTAATGATAGTTTTGAAATGTATATGAAATTCTTAAATACCCTGAAACTACATTTATAGATCCTTTAGtctttcatatatatatatttcacaATGTAATTTATCACGATGACACTGTCACCACAAATCTCTTACTTTTTCCTATATTGACGGGAAACCGGTCAAACATTTTCTCGTATAACTacataataattcttttaaatatattatttacagcCTTGACGAGGCAGTCCGTAAAATCTCGACGATAAAGCAGTCATTTACATTGTATTTACACgctgcaaaaatataattcaagTAGAAAAAACAAACGTTATAATTGCTTTTTAATTTGCAATTCCTATAAAGCTTTCCAAATCAACCACTTAATCACTTGATAACACAAGGTTAATCtctaataaatttcaaataaacgCTGTATTGCGAGATTATCTTAAATTAACATTTTAGGAGTTCACAGTTTTGAGTCAGTTCTTTTTGAATTGCCTTCTGGTTGTCAATAATATTCggcaatattttcaaaatattcttGTGCAAACATTTGATGTCAAGATTTCACAGCTAAGTCTAGTTTGAATTCAAGTTACCTAGTAGTGTACAGTTTTGTAGCCAAATACCGAATATTCGTGACTATCGATTACGACTAGACGTGTAGCCCCTTCACTGTTTGTTCCTACGAAAAGACCGGCTTTcattatttacttaaaatagTCTGGATCAAAAATATTCACGCTTTATCGAGTTCTCGCTATCAAGTACGGagcgaattttattttatttatttcattaacTATAGTGCGGTTAATCGGACGGTCTTTACAAGATCGTCGTCGTAGTATAGGTTTCTGCTATTTccttttacattttgttcTTCCTTAGTTTGGGTTCGTCTATTACAATTTGACTTTGCTTCTTTTCTATCTTTATACATGCCTATTTCATTATAATATCTCGATATGTCGTCGTCACGTAAGTGAATCATATAATCTTTCGTGggcttaaaaaaattatggaaCAAAAACAGCGCAGGCTCGGGGTTTTCTACACTTTTGTCTTCGTAAAATGACTTCAAGGTGCTAAGAACTAtgagtattatttattttcagtttCAACAATGATATCGACGACTGTCGTTAGATCTAGATTTTGGTAGTGCTcggattttttctcgctcaaATTACAATGTTCGTCCGTTGATGAAACTCAAAGTAGACAAAATTTCAGCCGCTTCACCTCAGCATACTTTACAGGAAACATTCCGTTCTATGTGCGCTACACTGTCTCTTGAATCATTGAGCTTTATAAACATCGTACAACGAACCTCTGGAGGAATATTCGTTAAGAGTAGGTTCGGTGTCCGAGCCGCGATCGTTACGCGTGTATACGGAATCCTTGCGAATGTGGCGGGGCAGTTAAAACTTTCTTGATTCCGGCTATCTAAGTTCCTCTCGCCTCGACTCCCGCGTCCGTACTTTTCTTCTCTCTACCACCCAGTTCGCCTGTTTTTGTCCTCTCGAGCTAGATTCAACAGCCGCGAATTAGTGCAATTATTTGGCCCCATCACcctaattttttgttactatACACACGTCTTCGTCTTAAGGCACGTTCGCACCGAGAATATTATCCTGCACCCGATGGGCTTtgctcttttcttcttctactgCGCGTAGCTTTGCTCTGTGCAATCTCTGATATGTGCGCCAAGTCCAGGTCAGGCAGCCGCGGCGTGTCCTCTCGAAATTTTATCCagcgactcgcgcgcggcctCTCCGAGAAACAGCGCAGCATATGTCAGCTGGGGAAAATATGGGCATCATGTAAAGCGCCAAGTTTTGCTCACATCAGACTGGGAGCTGGTACTGCGAAAATGAGAGTGAATCAATGTTTGCACAGTCTGCAGGCTGACGGGGCAGATCTAAAGTTTCGCTATAAAGCTCTCAGTTGCCCTCAAGTCGAGGCGAACGCAGACGCTAAGCAATAGTTCTGAAACAATGCCTCGGCCCCTCCGCCTTCTTTCCGCTAAACTTGCGCGAATTTCTATACCCTTTTGATTTCCATCGAACCGTGGGCTCGCAAAAAAATCACGCCGACGCAACGGAATAACGCAAAGGAAATCCCGCGAGAGAAGCCCGGGGGCAAAAAGAATCAGCCGAAGAGCGTCCTGCCGAGAATCCAGCGCAGATCCGCACACAAGATCCGCCACATTCGCAAGTAATTTCGCTCTAGCGCCCCTCGGTCCGGTAGCCGCTCGATCCAGCCGGAGCTCGGCTGCAAGCTCTTCGCGTTCAACAGCGGCTGCATCACCTGCCGAAGTAGCGACTGAGCAGGGCGCCGAGGACGAAGAGCACGTGGGTCGTCAGCGAGGAGCCCGACGAGCGCCACGTCGAGGCCGACGAGACGTCGTCGCACTGGGCTGCAAGCAGATCGGGGTTCGGGGTTAGCCAGAGAGTGCGTCAGCGGAGTGCGCGCAGTCGCAGCAAATCAAGTGCTCGTCTGTCGGCAATGACTCACCGTAGGCCGTGAGGTTGACTTGCCACTCGTGTTTGTGGAGGTGAGCAGCTCGCGGGCACGAAGCCAGGTGCCCGGTCACCGTGAGCTCTCGACTCGTCGAGCTCGTCGAGCTCGTCGTCCTGCCCGAGGCCGAGGCGCTGTACACGAGACAATAGCGATCCGTCTCCGTGCTGGCGACTAGGTAGGCCGTGTCGTTCTCCACCCAAGTTCCGTGACACGAGTACTCTGCAAGGTATTCGAACAAGAATAACATCCTGAAATCCCTCTCCGCCTCGCGCAGCAGATTAACTCCCAGCGGCGGGCCGATATCGGAAAAGCCGAACTTAGCCCGCAGTGCCGCGTATCTTGCGAGGAAAGAGCGGGTGCGCTAATGCCTCGCGCGTCTCGAGAATATAAGCGGCTTTGCGGAGCAGGTGCGCCGAGGAAAGGCATAATCTTTAATCAAAGCAGCGGCTGCTCTGCTCTCTCATCTCTCTCATCTGGCCGgcttatatacgcgcgcgaagcAAGCTGGCGAAGCCTCTTGTGCCGCCAGGCACTTCCAAGTCGAAGCTCCGCGCGGCTGCTTGTTTCGATGCTTCCGTTATGAATTTTGCAGAGGGATCGATCGGGGGGCGGAGTGAATAATTCCTTTCGACTGCGGCTCTAGTCGTTTTTTCAGATTCAAAAACGGAAGTTGGACTCAGTTCCGAAAGCAATAATATAAAGAGCAGTGTTAAGCTGTCGCTTTGAAGAACGAGAAGGATTTTTCCGCGAACCGTCGATGGAATTGTTTCGAAAACGACTTGCGGAGACGTTGCTATCGAGCGTTCAGTCGAGCGAAGCCCAGGAAAGACGGTCTGAGCAACACTTTTCATCGCTCTCCGACGGAATCAATTAATCGCGTCGTGTCCATCGGCAAACCAAGCGGAAAGCTCGACGACCTCTCAGTCTAGCTGCATGCCCCCTCGAAAGCCCGGCCGGCCGCAAACTAACTATTGCAGGGCTGGGAGAACTTGGCCTCCAAAGTCGAAGGGTAATCCGATAAGACGTGCAGCCAAGACGTGCCCGTCCTCCTCGCCCGACTGTCCAAGATATCTCGGCGCGCAGTGGATACCGTGGGAGGGGAGCAGCCATCGAGACGTGCGCCCGCAACTGCGTTATCCGCATTCAGCGATACCTCAAGTCAATAATTCATAGTCTGATCCACTCACTGAATAGAGCCTTGTCCGTGCAGTCCGTGGCGAACTCCATCAAATCGGGCCTGGTGCAGCCGATGTTGAGCCCCTCGACGCTGGCCTGATGGCAGCGCGTCGGCTGGGGAGTGCTCGTCATCCTGGCGGAGCGCACCTCCGCCACGTTCTCCGCGTAGCCGTGGCCCGGGGGCCGCGTCACCACCACGACGACGTAGCGGCCGAGGTACGGGCACTGCCTCGTCGTTGGCTCCATCGCTGATCGAGACAGGAGATTTGCATTTCTCTCGAAGCTCTGAATAATTCTCCCGCGGAAATCCGGGAATCCCCCCACCGTcgcaaaaattgaaatccCGCGGCAGATAATCCGAGCGGAAAATCGATTTCTCGTTTTTCCGCGCGGACAGCCTGTCGCTGCCAAAGTCTGCGTGTCCCACTTTTATTTCTCAGGAGCAGCTTTTACGATCACAAATTTCGGATGCGCGCGCCGTCTCGATCGGCCCGTCGATGCGGATACTCGTCGCTTTTTTCTCCGGAGCGCTCGCGACCACGCAACTGATACGCGCGGTTTTTCGCGAGCATTCCAACTCGCCGGCGGCAGCCTTCCTTTATCGGGGAAAGAGATGGAAACGATTTCCCCCGGCGCGAAACAGCGATAAAGCTTAAAGCGTCGGGAAAGCGGCAAAAAATGCAGGCACTTATGAAGCTGACTTATAGGCGAGCTAGAAAAAGCCCGCCTCCAGACCCGATAAGTTCATCGGCACGCGAATCACGTGTACAGCCGCGCACTCTCTCGCTGTCTACGCGTGTCTACGAGGCGTTTAATTCGATTAAAACGCGTTCCTCGCCATGTCGAGGACTCCCCCGCCCGCTGTATCAATTTTACGCTCGCGATAAGCCACTCGACGTACATTGCCGCGCGAGCCTTTTTAATCGCGGGATTAAAAAGTCAGCGCGCCTTCTGCAGGCGGAGGTATCGATTGTTGAGCGGCGCGCGGGCGGCCTAGTCGGTCTTTATACGAGCGCTGCGAGACGACGGCGGCGATGAGCACGCAGCGCAGGATCGAGGAAGCGAGTCGGATGTCGCTCGACGCCGCCGGGCgagatatatacatatatatatatatgatacgCGAGCTAGCTGGCGGCCCGATTTGCGATAACGCGACGTATATGGAGAGCAGCGCCGTTGGCCGCCTCCTGTGTTTTCCCACTTTACGACGGATACG is from Nasonia vitripennis strain AsymCx chromosome 1, Nvit_psr_1.1, whole genome shotgun sequence and encodes:
- the LOC100115971 gene encoding metabotropic glutamate receptor 2-like isoform X1; this encodes MLLLGFLLASACAVAEARAFVNISGDVILGALFPIHRKGSGSENCGKIQLEDGIQPLEAMLYTLGQINRDPDILPGVRLGVLAFDSCDNPNYALEQALNFVKGFIAHVNEYHKTEFQCLDGSVPKFLGGGFDRVVAVLAAQSSSVTLQVASMLRLFSVPQISYMATTPSLSSKERFPHFFRTVPSDVNQAHAMLEILKQFEWTYVSVVYSDTEYGNHGYETLVSLASKYSICFSAPQRIDKERFSREDYDNVIRTIANKTEVRVVVLFAEKVTTLHVMDAARRLGVGTRFVWIGSDAWSTSNHRNFLNPGRRDEPEEVVLEGALAVQPLSRRMSGFDDYFASLTLAHEAVNPWFREFWREFHRCDEKNATEADSEDADYQEQYERDVACSDEARQRIARRTGYKQQKFLHFVRDAVYSAAHALHDMFLDRCGQDYQGMCEAVEHIDGATLSKYLANVSFKGTLVMIIDAKTCAGKTSLFADEAGNKFRFMNGVDGPPRYSILNYQRAEDGSYRWHVVGNYTQSENGSPVLQLDQRVMKYRSEEEGGRRFFPNSTCASPCQASQVKVREKQDPCCWRCRNCGLYQFKLDDHRCEDCEWGTRPTEDKTSCSAIPEEFIDYSSPWAVSAMAVATCGILLTIFVLCVFWLYSETPIIKASGRELSCLLLLGTLASFLMTFAIIARPNTQTCAITRFGIGLCYTLCYSALVTKTNRIHRIFNNATNSPHKPRYTSPRSQLIITGIITFIEVLINGAWLLKAPPSATYAFPTRDTRLRICQGFDDRSYTIGLIYPFILIVVCTVYAVKTRKCPEGFNETRYIAFTNYTTMILWLAFVPLYLASTSNAIRVVTLALSLSLSALVQLACLFFPKVYIVLMKPEKNTKELVMAHHRSSSYLPTPATPVVILNGNPFTFNVSARDNK
- the LOC100115971 gene encoding metabotropic glutamate receptor-like isoform X3, coding for MLLLGFLLASACAVAEARAFVNISGDVILGALFPIHRKGSGSENCGKIQLEDGIQPLEAMLYTLGQINRDPDILPGVRLGVLAFDSCDNPNYALEQALNFVKGFIAHVNEYHKTEFQCLDGSVPKFLGGGFDRVVAVLAAQSSSVTLQVASMLRLFSVPQISYMATTPSLSSKERFPHFFRTVPSDVNQAHAMLEILKQFEWTYVSVVYSDTEYGNHGYETLVSLASKYSICFSAPQRIDKERFSREDYDNVIRTIANKTEVRVVVLFAEKVTTLHVMDAARRLGVGTRFVWIGSDAWSTSNHRNFLNPGRRDEPEEVVLEGALAVQPLSRRMSGFDDYFASLTLAHEAVNPWFREFWREFHRCDEKNATEADSEDADYQEQYERDVACSDEARQRIARRTGYKQQKFLHFVRDAVYSAAHALHDMFLDRCGQDYQGMCEAVEHIDGATLSKYLANVSFKDEAGNKFRFMNGVDGPPRYSILNYQRAEDGSYRWHVVGNYTQSENGSPVLQLDQRVMKYRSEEEGGRRFFPNSTCASPCQASQVKVREKQDPCCWRCRNCGLYQFKLDDHRCEDCEWGTRPTEDKTSCSAIPEEFIDYSSPWAVSAMAVATCGILLTIFVLCVFWLYSETPIIKASGRELSCLLLLGTLASFLMTFAIIARPNTQTCAITRFGIGLCYTLCYSALVTKTNRIHRIFNNATNSPHKPRYTSPRSQLIITGIITFIEVLINGAWLLKAPPSATYAFPTRDTRLRICQGFDDRSYTIGLIYPFILIVVCTVYAVKTRKCPEGFNETRYIAFTNYTTMILWLAFVPLYLASTSNAIRVVTLALSLSLSALVQLACLFFPKVYIVLMKPEKNTKELVMAHHRSSSYLPTPATPVVILNGNPFTFNVSARDNK